One window from the genome of Candidatus Chlorohelix allophototropha encodes:
- a CDS encoding vitamin K epoxide reductase family protein has product MATKNKISIGTNTVEEQKNLGYLYDLLVIVLCLAGVGIAGYLSYTRLFAKAIICVEGGGCDTVNNSQYALLLGIPVSFLGFATYIVLAGLAMTRWLMARRNNTSLTYKLDWTLFIISLGSLVFSGYLMSMSFFVIKATCIWCLSSAGIITVLFILLAIRLWRSVEEI; this is encoded by the coding sequence ATGGCTACCAAAAATAAAATATCAATCGGTACAAATACTGTAGAAGAACAGAAGAATTTAGGCTACCTTTACGACTTGTTGGTAATAGTATTGTGTTTAGCCGGAGTTGGTATTGCCGGATATCTTAGTTACACTCGCCTTTTTGCAAAGGCTATTATTTGTGTTGAAGGCGGCGGTTGTGATACGGTCAATAACAGCCAATATGCTTTATTACTGGGTATTCCGGTATCTTTTCTCGGATTTGCAACCTATATTGTCCTAGCAGGTTTGGCAATGACTCGCTGGTTGATGGCACGTAGAAATAATACTTCGCTAACTTATAAGTTAGACTGGACTTTATTTATAATCAGTTTGGGCAGCCTTGTTTTTAGCGGTTACCTTATGTCTATGTCTTTCTTCGTTATAAAAGCCACCTGTATTTGGTGTTTATCCAGTGCTGGGATAATCACAGTTCTTTTTATTCTTCTGGCAATTCGCCTCTGGCGTTCGGTTGAAGAAATATAA
- a CDS encoding SDR family oxidoreductase, whose product MASLKGKTLFVSGASRGIGLAIALRAARDGANIVIAAKTDQPNPKLPGTIHTAAAEIEAAGGKALAVLCDIRYEEQIQEAVNKTIQTFGGIDICINNASAIQLTGTLETPMKRFDLMHQINTRGTFAVSQACIPHLKQAQNPHILNLSPPLNMEARWFAPHVAYTMAKFGMSMCVLGMAEEFKAEGIAVNALWPRTAIATAAIKNIVGGEEMMKHSRMPEIMADAAYIILTKPSREFTGNFCIDDEVLASAGVTDFDQYAVTPGAPLAGDFFI is encoded by the coding sequence ATGGCGAGTCTGAAGGGTAAAACACTTTTTGTATCAGGTGCTAGTCGTGGTATCGGGCTGGCAATTGCCTTGCGCGCTGCCAGAGATGGCGCAAATATCGTAATTGCTGCCAAAACCGATCAGCCAAATCCCAAGTTACCCGGCACAATCCACACTGCGGCGGCTGAAATAGAAGCGGCGGGCGGTAAAGCCTTAGCGGTTTTGTGTGATATACGCTATGAGGAACAGATTCAAGAAGCGGTAAATAAAACTATCCAAACTTTTGGCGGCATTGATATTTGCATTAACAATGCCAGCGCAATCCAACTCACCGGCACGCTCGAAACCCCCATGAAACGGTTTGACCTGATGCATCAGATCAATACTCGTGGTACTTTTGCGGTTTCGCAAGCCTGTATCCCACACCTGAAACAGGCACAGAACCCACATATTCTGAACCTTTCCCCGCCACTCAATATGGAAGCGCGTTGGTTTGCCCCGCATGTTGCCTATACAATGGCGAAATTCGGAATGAGCATGTGCGTTTTGGGAATGGCGGAAGAATTTAAAGCGGAGGGTATCGCGGTAAATGCGCTCTGGCCACGCACTGCAATTGCTACTGCCGCGATCAAAAATATTGTAGGTGGGGAAGAAATGATGAAGCATTCGCGCATGCCTGAGATTATGGCAGATGCAGCCTATATCATTCTCACTAAACCTAGCCGCGAATTTACCGGGAATTTCTGCATCGATGATGAAGTTCTGGCTTCTGCCGGAGTTACCGATTTTGATCAGTACGCAGTTACTCCGGGCGCACCATTAGCAGGCGATTTCTTTATTTAA
- a CDS encoding SDR family NAD(P)-dependent oxidoreductase, protein MELKGKVALITGGGTGLGKEIAKQMAQEGVNVAINYSKSKQEAEETVDELRELGVKAQAIQADVGKLDDVIRIVNSTAESFGRLDILINNAGTTRFVPFTNLDGLSEEDWDDILNINTKAPFFLARATAAIMRQNNGGVIINTASVAGLGTKGSSIAYCTSKAGMIHLTRCLALALAPDNIRVNAVAPGLLLTRWGLKYSPERIAQFEQASPLKKIPGIPDTAATYIMLAKNDSMTGQIITVDAGMLL, encoded by the coding sequence ATGGAGTTAAAAGGTAAAGTCGCGCTGATTACCGGAGGCGGGACTGGTTTGGGTAAGGAAATTGCCAAGCAAATGGCACAAGAGGGCGTTAATGTCGCTATTAACTACTCAAAATCAAAGCAGGAAGCGGAAGAAACGGTTGACGAATTACGTGAACTTGGCGTGAAAGCTCAGGCAATCCAAGCAGATGTCGGCAAGCTCGATGATGTAATTCGCATAGTAAACAGCACTGCCGAAAGTTTTGGGAGATTGGACATTTTGATAAATAACGCCGGAACAACGCGATTTGTACCATTTACCAACCTTGACGGACTTTCCGAAGAAGATTGGGATGATATTCTGAATATCAATACCAAAGCACCTTTTTTCCTAGCTAGAGCTACTGCCGCGATAATGCGTCAAAATAATGGCGGTGTAATCATCAATACCGCTTCGGTAGCGGGACTTGGCACAAAGGGCAGTAGCATTGCTTACTGTACTTCTAAAGCTGGCATGATTCACCTAACACGCTGCCTTGCCCTTGCCCTTGCCCCAGACAATATTCGGGTGAACGCAGTTGCACCCGGTCTGTTGCTCACTAGGTGGGGTTTAAAATATAGCCCAGAACGAATTGCTCAATTTGAGCAAGCTTCACCGTTGAAAAAGATTCCGGGTATTCCAGATACCGCCGCAACTTATATTATGCTGGCAAAAAACGATAGCATGACTGGACAAATTATTACAGTTGATGCAGGCATGCTTTTATAA
- a CDS encoding c-type cytochrome, with the protein MRLNIRWVSYIWALPLFVLLVVACGDNTATPVPPATTAAVAATHSTTTTAAVTTAATTTTAVPNPTLPLPTQADTTAEAGRQAFAKVCAGCHLGQGTQAGKAPVLALSTNAINADFVRNQVRKGGKLMPPISTSRISDADLENVIVYLKAIHKS; encoded by the coding sequence ATGCGATTGAATATCCGTTGGGTCAGCTATATATGGGCTTTGCCCTTGTTTGTCCTTTTAGTGGTAGCCTGTGGCGATAATACGGCAACGCCCGTTCCGCCTGCTACCACCGCTGCGGTTGCTGCAACGCATTCCACCACCACCACCGCTGCGGTTACGACTGCTGCGACTACAACTACTGCTGTTCCTAACCCGACCCTTCCATTACCCACACAGGCAGATACAACCGCTGAGGCAGGAAGACAAGCATTTGCTAAGGTTTGCGCCGGATGCCACCTCGGACAAGGCACGCAAGCGGGAAAAGCGCCAGTACTTGCTCTCAGTACGAATGCTATAAACGCTGATTTTGTTCGCAATCAGGTGCGTAAAGGCGGTAAACTTATGCCTCCTATTAGCACAAGTCGGATTTCGGATGCCGATTTAGAAAACGTGATAGTATATCTCAAAGCGATTCACAAAAGCTAG
- a CDS encoding RNA polymerase sigma factor — protein MGFTGETSAKNISSTTGIDDLVKRASRSDTEALGEIYDRYSGRVYAFLLRSVDKEMAEELLQDIFVVLWQKCGMYNPALGSFEGWFFTLVRHRLYDALPSYQKRLSRAVSAQPGSVESPIDMLESKFDMEEHIIKLFRDEEIRNALKDLPPEQRQAILMTYFGGLSQREVAEELNLPVTTIKGRARMGLQRLRQLLPEQLL, from the coding sequence TTGGGATTTACTGGCGAAACATCTGCTAAAAATATATCGTCTACTACTGGGATAGATGATTTGGTCAAAAGGGCAAGCCGTAGTGACACGGAAGCGCTAGGTGAAATTTACGATCGCTATTCTGGTAGGGTTTATGCTTTCTTGCTCAGATCGGTTGATAAAGAAATGGCGGAAGAATTGCTACAGGATATATTTGTAGTCCTGTGGCAAAAATGTGGCATGTATAATCCTGCCCTTGGCTCATTCGAAGGTTGGTTTTTTACGCTTGTGCGTCATCGCCTTTACGATGCGCTGCCTTCTTATCAAAAAAGACTGAGCCGAGCAGTATCCGCTCAACCCGGTTCGGTAGAATCTCCAATAGATATGTTGGAAAGCAAATTTGATATGGAGGAACATATAATAAAACTTTTCAGAGATGAAGAGATACGAAATGCTTTGAAAGATTTGCCACCTGAGCAACGACAGGCTATTTTGATGACTTATTTTGGTGGTTTGAGCCAGCGTGAAGTAGCTGAAGAACTTAATTTACCGGTAACCACTATTAAGGGACGTGCTAGGATGGGGCTGCAAAGATTGCGTCAATTGTTGCCGGAGCAATTGTTATGA
- a CDS encoding anti-sigma factor, with protein MRCERVFEIEDGYLLGKLAKEDMSQVEQHLNKCLSCRQRIKGYEELLGQMFEAVVPVNPPIELRTAILAHANGDSKPEKNQKKQWNWNFFPGYSPVFGSVVAAFMLILAALSALLFTQVQDLNKHMEQSQRLQALTSSPDTMIWSMTQPNVPYNSNAPRARMYARPSMDIYLVTAINIVPAPDGKIYKFWYDIGDTLEFGGNLNIDESGTASILINDQNKDALNITSCFITLENFNAALNAPTTAPLLIWKKS; from the coding sequence ATGAGGTGCGAAAGAGTTTTTGAAATTGAAGATGGCTATCTTCTAGGGAAGTTGGCTAAAGAAGATATGAGCCAGGTGGAGCAGCATTTAAATAAGTGCTTGAGTTGTCGCCAACGTATAAAAGGCTATGAAGAATTGCTGGGTCAGATGTTTGAGGCAGTTGTTCCGGTTAACCCTCCTATCGAGCTACGTACTGCGATACTTGCACATGCTAATGGTGACAGCAAACCTGAAAAAAACCAAAAGAAGCAGTGGAACTGGAATTTCTTTCCAGGCTATTCGCCTGTCTTTGGCTCGGTGGTAGCCGCATTTATGCTCATACTTGCAGCACTTTCAGCCCTGCTGTTTACTCAAGTTCAGGATTTAAACAAGCATATGGAACAAAGCCAGCGTTTGCAAGCTCTAACTTCCTCCCCTGATACTATGATATGGTCAATGACCCAGCCGAATGTGCCCTATAATTCCAATGCTCCGCGTGCCCGGATGTATGCCCGCCCCTCTATGGATATATATCTGGTAACTGCCATTAATATAGTACCTGCTCCAGACGGCAAGATTTACAAATTCTGGTATGACATAGGCGATACACTAGAGTTTGGAGGTAATTTAAACATAGATGAATCTGGAACTGCCAGTATATTGATTAATGATCAGAACAAGGATGCTCTTAATATAACAAGCTGTTTTATTACCCTAGAAAATTTCAACGCAGCACTCAACGCGCCAACTACAGCACCCCTGCTAATTTGGAAAAAGAGCTAA
- a CDS encoding GntR family transcriptional regulator — MKSEEYLETQPEVAIALKKLATSSQSEVAYTELKRRIIRCELEPGQRITEAQLVSETGIGKTPIREALTRLAQEGLVSSIRGHGYEVTPITLGDLQDLFTYRIIVEGTAAQLAAGHVKAADLQRLDELCQVHYNVGDVESEENYWRANFDFHVMVAEASGNRRLAAAVRQVLEESERVLHLSNILKTRRAELSSEHEGLVEALIAGDGETAHKMVVQHITASQQLVLEALVRSPSLHNINIVPSKPISPA, encoded by the coding sequence ATGAAGTCGGAAGAATACCTCGAAACGCAACCGGAAGTAGCTATAGCTCTGAAAAAGTTAGCCACCTCTTCCCAGAGTGAAGTCGCTTATACCGAATTAAAGCGGCGGATAATTCGCTGCGAGTTAGAGCCGGGGCAACGTATTACTGAGGCACAACTGGTAAGCGAAACCGGAATCGGTAAAACTCCAATTAGGGAAGCATTAACACGATTAGCGCAAGAAGGTTTGGTGAGTAGCATTCGAGGGCATGGCTACGAGGTCACACCGATTACACTAGGCGATCTGCAAGACCTTTTCACTTACAGAATAATAGTGGAAGGTACTGCGGCACAACTTGCCGCCGGACATGTTAAAGCTGCTGACTTGCAACGACTGGATGAGCTATGCCAAGTGCATTATAATGTCGGGGATGTTGAAAGTGAAGAAAATTACTGGCGTGCAAACTTCGATTTCCATGTAATGGTTGCAGAAGCCTCCGGCAATCGTCGCCTTGCTGCCGCGGTTCGCCAAGTGTTGGAGGAAAGCGAGCGGGTGCTGCATCTCAGCAATATTCTTAAAACCAGAAGGGCTGAATTATCATCCGAGCATGAAGGTCTGGTAGAAGCTTTAATTGCCGGAGATGGTGAAACGGCACACAAAATGGTAGTACAACATATTACCGCTTCGCAGCAACTGGTATTGGAAGCGCTGGTAAGAAGCCCTTCTCTGCACAATATCAACATTGTACCGTCAAAACCCATATCGCCTGCCTAA
- a CDS encoding L-glutamate gamma-semialdehyde dehydrogenase — MQITLAPFKTEPGLDFTLPAERQAFQAALESVRGKLGAIYPLWIDGKPVVHDETFSSVNPAHPDEIIAKHVATRSEDVEAAIAAAEKAFPLWSATSIQERLTYMHRAVAELRRRRYELDALMVLELGKTWDEADGEIAEAIDLFEWYGRQILKFEQPQQLTPSDGEDFSFFYIPLGVGAVITPFNFPLALTIGMAWGAIVTGNTVVIKPTDSAATVVAWLFEIFNTIGLPAGVANLVTGPGIASGQQLVAHPRIRFIAFTGSKRAGVNIYENGAKLQPGQKWFKRIQMELGGKNAIIVDETADLDAAADGLIASAFGFQGQRCSSAERAVVVESVYDTLLEKVVERAKKLKVADPINPETQLGPLIDEIAQQKFFNYVELGKKEGKLVLGGGKPFTTGYFVEPTIFSEVAPTARITQEEVFGPFLAFIRARDFDDALAIANDTEYGLTGSVYSRDRSRLERARREFHVGNLYFNRKSTGALMGVAPFGGFNMSGTDTKAGGPDYLQFFLQGKTVGETL, encoded by the coding sequence ATGCAAATTACCTTGGCTCCCTTTAAAACTGAACCGGGCTTGGACTTTACCCTACCCGCTGAACGGCAGGCTTTTCAGGCAGCGCTTGAAAGTGTACGCGGGAAATTAGGTGCTATCTATCCGCTTTGGATTGATGGGAAGCCCGTTGTGCATGATGAAACCTTCAGTTCAGTGAATCCGGCTCATCCCGATGAAATTATCGCAAAGCATGTAGCTACTCGCTCTGAGGATGTGGAAGCGGCGATTGCGGCGGCAGAAAAAGCATTTCCCCTGTGGTCGGCTACTTCGATACAGGAGCGTCTGACTTATATGCACCGGGCAGTTGCAGAACTCCGACGCAGACGTTATGAACTGGACGCATTGATGGTGCTGGAGCTTGGAAAAACATGGGATGAAGCCGATGGCGAAATAGCCGAAGCAATTGACCTGTTTGAGTGGTATGGGCGGCAAATCCTGAAATTTGAACAGCCGCAGCAGCTTACACCGTCGGATGGTGAGGATTTTTCTTTCTTCTATATTCCGCTTGGGGTAGGCGCAGTTATAACTCCTTTTAATTTCCCGCTTGCCCTGACTATCGGGATGGCTTGGGGCGCGATAGTAACCGGCAATACTGTGGTGATAAAACCCACCGATTCAGCCGCTACCGTTGTGGCATGGCTGTTTGAAATATTTAATACCATTGGTCTTCCCGCCGGAGTTGCAAATCTTGTTACCGGACCGGGAATTGCCAGTGGTCAACAATTGGTAGCGCATCCGCGTATTCGCTTTATTGCTTTTACCGGTTCAAAAAGAGCGGGCGTTAATATCTATGAGAACGGCGCAAAGTTACAGCCGGGGCAAAAGTGGTTTAAAAGGATTCAAATGGAGCTTGGCGGGAAAAATGCCATTATCGTAGATGAAACCGCCGATTTGGATGCCGCTGCCGATGGTTTAATCGCCAGCGCCTTTGGGTTTCAGGGGCAACGTTGCTCCTCTGCCGAGCGGGCGGTGGTAGTGGAAAGCGTCTATGACACGCTTCTCGAAAAGGTGGTGGAACGCGCCAAAAAGCTTAAAGTAGCAGACCCGATAAACCCTGAAACACAGCTTGGTCCTTTAATTGATGAAATAGCCCAGCAAAAGTTTTTCAACTATGTAGAATTGGGCAAAAAAGAGGGCAAGTTAGTTCTTGGTGGTGGTAAGCCCTTTACGACTGGCTATTTCGTAGAGCCTACCATCTTCTCTGAGGTTGCGCCTACCGCTCGTATTACTCAAGAAGAAGTGTTTGGACCTTTCTTAGCCTTTATTCGAGCGCGGGATTTTGATGATGCGCTGGCAATTGCCAATGATACTGAATATGGCTTGACCGGTTCGGTGTACAGCCGAGACCGCTCGCGCTTGGAACGCGCCCGCCGCGAATTTCATGTTGGCAATCTCTATTTTAACCGCAAATCTACGGGGGCTTTGATGGGCGTTGCACCTTTTGGCGGTTTCAATATGAGCGGAACTGACACCAAAGCTGGCGGACCCGACTACCTGCAATTTTTCCTGCAAGGCAAAACCGTAGGAGAAACACTGTAG
- the serA gene encoding phosphoglycerate dehydrogenase, with protein sequence MKNNHFYVIDFDTTFVTVDALEELARIVLKSRPDRNGLLDRIKHLTQLEKEGEISYQDSLAQRTSLFFPNRKHIKTLVTALNKQISPSFARNKHFFKEYSEQIYIVSSGFKEYIAPVVATYGISESHVLANTFIFDDNGDAIGYDENNLLSQNQGKVKAMQALRLQGEVYAIGSRYSDYQIKERGLAKSFFAYTENVRREGLVKLADYEAPDFDEFLYRLKLPRSQSYPKSRMKVLLLEKIDQRAAEYYEKQGYDVKTYDRAMGEEELINEIKNVSIIGIRSKTELTEEVLNNANRLLSIGAFCIGTNQINLEAATRKGIAVFNAPYSNTRSVVELTIGEIIMLSRDVFDKSQKMHRGVWEKSADGSREIRGKKLGLIGYGNIGSQLSVLAESLGLDVYFYDIVDKLALGNAKACRSLDELLEIADIVSVHVDGRKSNNNIISTPEFKMMKQDAIFINASRGSVVDLKALVKALKDKTIKGAAVDVFPEEPKSNRDPFVSELQGLPNVILTPHIAGSTIEAQQNIADFVSNKLSNYVDNGDTTLSVNFPNINLPTLLSGHRLIHVHQNVPGILARINSIMANNNLNIIGQYLKTNEEIGYVITDVSSTYSDKVVQELVSIPNTIKFRVLF encoded by the coding sequence ATGAAAAATAATCATTTCTATGTCATTGATTTCGACACCACATTTGTAACAGTTGATGCCCTAGAAGAATTGGCGCGGATCGTGTTGAAAAGCAGACCCGATCGCAACGGGCTACTCGACCGGATTAAGCACTTAACCCAATTAGAAAAAGAGGGCGAAATATCTTATCAAGACTCCCTTGCACAACGTACAAGTTTATTTTTTCCAAACCGGAAACATATAAAGACGCTTGTTACGGCGCTGAATAAACAAATCAGCCCCTCTTTTGCAAGGAACAAACATTTTTTCAAGGAATACAGTGAGCAGATATACATCGTTTCAAGCGGTTTTAAGGAGTATATCGCCCCGGTAGTGGCAACATACGGTATTAGTGAAAGCCATGTTCTGGCAAATACCTTTATTTTTGATGATAACGGAGATGCCATCGGGTATGATGAAAATAACCTGCTATCCCAAAATCAGGGCAAGGTAAAAGCCATGCAGGCACTTCGTTTGCAAGGGGAGGTTTATGCAATCGGCTCTCGCTATAGCGACTACCAGATAAAAGAGCGTGGTTTAGCAAAATCCTTTTTCGCGTATACCGAAAATGTCAGGCGCGAAGGTTTGGTTAAACTAGCCGATTATGAAGCCCCTGATTTTGACGAGTTTCTGTATCGCTTGAAACTGCCTAGATCGCAATCTTACCCTAAAAGCCGGATGAAAGTGTTATTGCTCGAAAAAATCGACCAACGCGCCGCCGAATACTACGAAAAGCAGGGTTACGATGTCAAAACTTACGACCGGGCAATGGGCGAAGAGGAACTGATAAACGAGATTAAAAATGTTTCTATTATAGGTATTCGCTCCAAAACAGAGCTTACTGAGGAAGTTCTCAATAACGCTAACCGTCTGTTATCCATCGGGGCTTTTTGTATCGGTACTAATCAGATAAACCTTGAAGCCGCAACCCGCAAAGGTATCGCTGTTTTCAACGCACCCTATAGCAACACCCGCTCAGTTGTTGAGCTTACAATCGGCGAAATTATTATGCTAAGCCGAGATGTGTTTGATAAGAGTCAAAAAATGCACCGGGGAGTGTGGGAAAAATCTGCGGACGGTTCGCGCGAAATTCGAGGCAAAAAGCTTGGACTGATCGGCTATGGTAACATCGGATCACAGTTATCAGTGCTGGCTGAAAGTCTGGGATTGGACGTATATTTCTACGACATCGTGGATAAACTCGCGCTGGGCAACGCTAAAGCCTGTCGTTCCTTGGATGAGCTGCTTGAAATAGCCGATATAGTGTCAGTACACGTAGATGGGCGAAAATCCAACAATAACATTATCAGTACCCCTGAATTCAAAATGATGAAGCAGGATGCAATATTTATTAATGCCAGTCGCGGTTCGGTGGTAGATCTAAAAGCGCTGGTAAAAGCTTTAAAGGATAAAACCATTAAAGGCGCAGCCGTTGACGTGTTCCCAGAAGAACCTAAAAGTAACCGAGACCCCTTTGTAAGTGAGCTTCAAGGGTTGCCGAATGTCATCCTAACTCCTCATATCGCCGGAAGTACCATCGAAGCTCAACAAAATATTGCCGATTTCGTCAGCAATAAACTAAGCAATTATGTGGACAACGGCGATACTACCTTGAGTGTTAACTTCCCTAATATTAACCTTCCCACCCTGCTATCCGGTCACAGGTTAATTCATGTGCATCAGAATGTACCGGGCATTCTGGCGCGTATCAACTCGATAATGGCAAATAATAACTTGAACATCATCGGGCAGTATTTGAAAACTAACGAGGAAATAGGCTACGTAATTACCGATGTGAGCAGCACTTACTCAGATAAAGTGGTTCAGGAATTGGTTAGTATTCCCAACACCATCAAATTCAGAGTGCTATTCTAA
- a CDS encoding transposase, with protein sequence MIQAELGEVGRFTNCNQVVAYAGLDLTVKESGKWKGKVKLSKRGSGRLRRLLYMAALVSLRLKVSAFGDYYRELRKRGMNGRSALMAVMRKMLITAYSLLKNDSTFDPKKVWIGAKFVAKELPLVAQVA encoded by the coding sequence ATCATACAGGCAGAGCTAGGCGAAGTTGGACGTTTTACCAATTGTAATCAGGTGGTGGCCTACGCTGGGCTAGATTTAACCGTGAAGGAAAGCGGAAAATGGAAAGGCAAGGTGAAACTTTCCAAGCGTGGCAGTGGTCGGTTGCGGCGCCTGTTATACATGGCGGCATTAGTCAGTTTGCGTCTTAAAGTATCTGCCTTTGGGGACTATTACCGCGAATTAAGGAAGCGTGGCATGAATGGGCGCAGTGCATTGATGGCGGTTATGCGTAAGATGTTAATCACAGCTTACTCTTTGTTAAAGAACGACAGCACCTTCGACCCGAAAAAAGTCTGGATCGGTGCTAAGTTTGTGGCCAAAGAGTTACCATTGGTTGCTCAGGTGGCTTGA
- a CDS encoding integrase core domain-containing protein — MKFWHCIGVKVNICPPHRPDLNAFVERYHRAYGEECLKVYQPQNLAEVNEVTKAFKEHYNWE, encoded by the coding sequence GTGAAGTTCTGGCATTGTATCGGGGTAAAAGTTAACATATGTCCCCCTCATCGTCCCGATTTGAACGCATTTGTCGAACGCTACCACCGTGCTTACGGGGAGGAGTGTCTTAAAGTGTATCAGCCTCAGAACTTGGCGGAAGTGAACGAGGTTACCAAAGCTTTCAAAGAGCATTACAACTGGGAATAA
- a CDS encoding recombinase family protein has protein sequence MMRIAVYIRVSTQRQAEAQTIEQQLSCLQTFCQSKEWSWPPAFIFRDDGYSGATLKRPGLDSLRDFAARASFDLLLITAPDRLARKYVHQMLLVEELEKLGCQLQFVEHPLSQDPHDQLLLQIRGAVAEYERSLIAERMRRGRLHKFQTGALLPWTSPPFGYRMGLAHPRDPAGLHLEPTEAAIVAEIFQRYLQPQQSLWGLVNYFTKIGLPTPSGKARWNKTSLRWILTNPVYSGTVFAQRSCHQPARKRYSAMIPVGKNNTTLKWRPSEEWIEVCQVEAIVTKEQFEQVQNKLRKNQLEASRNNTTHQYLLRAMLSCGSCKRAFHCRSAKGRGYYVCDGKKMLTQTGMDAKCTISRCPHTQQLDELVWQDLCALLQDPGILKQALERAQSGEWLPQELQSRQANLHKAIAKLGNQIERLTEAYLAGILLLEEYKRRRAEFEQRQASINEQLKELSASSARHLEVVKVAQNLEEFCHRIASSLEQANFEQKRQLVELLIDRIVITGEEVEIHYVVPTTPASEQVRFCYLRSTYTTMTAYKPGITVKSYSFRQPGFFEDLNHGFEDRVGIKILSGYCGDQQRSAGIDQVKHLDQMLLFPFRSDSHSGSILEIELDFS, from the coding sequence ATGATGAGAATAGCAGTGTATATCCGAGTATCCACTCAGCGCCAAGCCGAGGCGCAGACAATCGAACAGCAACTGAGTTGCCTTCAGACCTTTTGCCAGAGTAAAGAGTGGAGTTGGCCTCCTGCCTTTATCTTTCGAGATGATGGTTACAGTGGGGCTACCCTTAAAAGACCAGGGTTAGATAGTTTGCGAGATTTTGCTGCTCGGGCAAGTTTCGATCTGCTGCTGATTACAGCTCCAGATCGGTTGGCTCGCAAATATGTTCACCAAATGTTGCTGGTGGAAGAATTGGAAAAACTGGGATGCCAATTACAGTTTGTGGAGCATCCCCTGAGTCAGGATCCTCACGACCAACTCTTACTACAAATCCGCGGGGCTGTGGCAGAATACGAGCGGAGCCTGATCGCTGAAAGGATGCGGCGAGGGCGACTGCACAAATTTCAGACCGGGGCTTTACTTCCCTGGACCAGTCCTCCGTTTGGCTATCGAATGGGATTGGCACACCCGCGTGATCCAGCTGGTTTACATTTAGAACCAACTGAAGCTGCTATTGTAGCCGAAATCTTCCAACGTTACCTGCAACCACAACAGAGTTTATGGGGGCTGGTCAATTATTTTACCAAAATAGGTCTCCCCACTCCTAGTGGGAAAGCCCGTTGGAATAAAACTTCTCTGCGCTGGATCTTGACTAACCCGGTCTATAGCGGTACAGTTTTTGCCCAAAGGAGTTGCCATCAACCCGCCCGTAAGCGTTATTCCGCTATGATACCAGTTGGAAAAAATAATACGACCCTTAAATGGCGTCCTTCAGAAGAATGGATCGAGGTCTGCCAGGTAGAAGCCATTGTAACAAAGGAACAATTTGAACAAGTGCAGAACAAATTGCGGAAAAATCAGCTGGAAGCCTCCCGCAACAATACAACCCACCAATATTTATTGCGGGCGATGTTAAGTTGTGGTAGTTGTAAACGAGCTTTTCATTGCCGAAGCGCTAAGGGGCGAGGGTATTATGTTTGTGATGGTAAAAAAATGCTGACCCAAACCGGAATGGACGCGAAATGTACCATTTCACGCTGTCCTCACACTCAACAACTAGATGAACTGGTCTGGCAAGATTTATGCGCCTTACTCCAAGATCCTGGAATACTAAAACAGGCCCTTGAGCGGGCGCAGAGTGGAGAATGGTTACCCCAAGAATTACAAAGCCGTCAGGCTAATTTGCATAAAGCCATTGCCAAACTAGGTAACCAGATCGAGCGATTGACAGAAGCTTATCTGGCCGGGATCCTCCTATTGGAGGAATACAAACGCCGACGTGCTGAGTTTGAGCAACGTCAGGCTAGCATAAATGAGCAGCTCAAGGAATTAAGCGCCAGTAGCGCCCGTCATCTAGAAGTGGTCAAGGTAGCTCAGAACTTAGAGGAATTCTGTCATCGTATAGCCAGTAGTTTAGAGCAAGCCAATTTTGAACAGAAACGTCAACTGGTCGAATTACTAATCGACCGAATAGTAATAACTGGGGAAGAGGTGGAGATCCACTATGTGGTCCCCACTACCCCTGCCAGCGAACAGGTGCGTTTTTGTTATTTGCGTTCAACCTATACCACTATGACTGCCTACAAACCTGGGATCACGGTCAAAAGTTATTCCTTTAGGCAGCCCGGTTTCTTTGAGGATCTCAATCACGGTTTCGAGGACCGTGTAGGCATTAAAATCCTCTCTGGCTACTGCGGCGACCAACAAAGAAGTGCCGGTATCGATCAGGTTAAACACCTCGACCAGATGTTGCTTTTTCCCTTCCGGTCCGATAGTCACAGTGGAAGCATCCTTGAAATCGAGTTGGATTTCAGCTAG